The Engraulis encrasicolus isolate BLACKSEA-1 chromosome 3, IST_EnEncr_1.0, whole genome shotgun sequence genome segment ccatctgctgctgctgctgctgggagagGGCCGCCAGGGGCAGCCCGGCCATGGACAGCTGGGGCAGGCGGCCGGGCAGCTGGGGCGGAGGGGTGTGCAGGCTGGCCGCGTTCTGCACGGGAGGGCCCTTGGACGGGTCGTACTGCTGCTGGTTGGGTTTCTGGCCGGCGATCTGAACGGTCTGCGGGGTGGGGGGCATGCCGCCTGTTTTGGAGGGGAGGGTGTTaaggcagggggaggaggaggaaagagggcaTGTTGTGCAGGGCAGGGGCAGAGGTGAAAGCAAGGGGtttaaaatggagagagagagagagagagagagagagagagagagagagagagagagagagagagagagagagagagagagagagagagagagagagagagagagagagagagagagagagagagagagagagagagagaattttaaaaaagagaaaggaggtgtagagagtgagagaggggtgcATGAAGTGAGGGGAAGTGAGGAGGGGAGTCCACAAGATATGGGTGTTCATCACCTCgttgcagcaacagcagcaccatTTATATTATAACAACAACGATTATTACATGCCCTACTAGAACTGAAATACTGCTGTGCTGACAAACACAATTACTGAACTGGAACATTGCATGGACGTTCTTCTCAAGGTAGCTCTGAAGTGAAATTCAAGGTTGAATGTTGGAACACAAATCTGAGTTGCTGCCGCTTGGTTGATTTTTGACGCCATTAACAACCAGCAGTTTCAATGCTTTTAAAGCCCCACTGGGAGACTAACTTGCAAGAGCATGATGTGATGCGTAAATACTTAAAGAATATTTACTAATAAAAAGCATACTTGATAACTAATGACAACTACACATGTACGATGGCTACATTACAAAtcataataaaaacataaaactGTGGCGTCTACATGTTTCTAGTAATAGAAACCATTATGATCATGTTCATGAGAAAAATTAAATTACTATTTTGTATCAAACAATGACTTTCTACTGATATCACTCCATGCATATACTTACACAAGACTTGTATTAaataacaagaaaacaaaaaacagaaaagaagtaaagagaaaaaaaataataaaaaaataaactgaaaaagagaagagaaaagaggaaaggaggaaaaggaagggAAACAGAAGGAATTACGGTAAGCACAGACACCACAGATTGGGCATGCATGAAGCACAAGGTACTGGCTTTGTCTAAAATGGAAGCCCTTATGCCATTGCAAAGCAGAGGAGTGAGGTTGGCATGGACAAAAAAGGCGTACAAATCAAAAGAAACAAAGGAGGGTGGGTGAGAAGCAGGGTTGGGGTGGCCTGGATTTAGCAGCTCAGGCGACGGAAGCGCAATCCAGGCCTGCACACGggagtgggtcaaagacgtccaaaatgaaattgtacttcagtgtaacggataccttctgcggactgtaactgtaaaaagacATGATtatttaaaattgtttcaagtgactggatgacagccaaggctttcatgaattcactggaaaataaataaataaataaagtcatgttttttttacagttacagtcagcagaaggtatccgttacactgaaggacaatttcattttggacgtctttgacccgattATGGACACAGGACGTTGGTACACAATGACATCATCCAAGTAGACACAATGTCAGGACACTAGGACATGTGGAAGCAAGACACTTTGCCAACGTCAGCCATAGAGCTTTTGAGCTGTACAACACACACCAGCAGCTTCGGAGTGAAGGACACAGACGGAACACAACAGACAGTCTAAAAACTAAAGTGGTGCCATTTTCCTGTTTTATTTAGTCAAGGGTGGTGCCTAGGCAAGGAGGGTTTTCACTGTGAACAACTGAGGGGAACGCTGGATTGGAACTGAAGACGAAAAACGAAGGGAGACAAACAAAAGATGAAGGGAGAACTCAAAAAGGAAGAACTAATAAAAACGAGTGCCTCTAGGGCGGAGAACACAAGAGGGTAGGCAGATGCAATGACACTGCGGGTTGACATTAGTGACGATGAGCTCTGGAGGGGAAAAAGAAGATGGGGAGCGGGGTGTGTGAAAATGATTCTGACTTAACAAAAGAAAGAATGGATATCACCACACACAGAAAACGTGGATAGCTGGAAAGAGCTTTGATGCTTTGGAGCTTATCTTTGTTTCGTGTTCTTCTTTCTGCGTTTTCCCCCTCGAATATCCATCATCTTCCAATCAGCCAAAATGGAACGAATGAAATGGCCTGGGGTGGGGACGGTTCATTTCCAGCAAGGAAGATTGGAGCCAATCTTCAGAACGCAAGGAATGGATGAAGCGAGATGATTTGGAAAAACCATAGAATACATGAATGATAAAATGACGACAAGGCCTCTTCCCTTTGAGAACACAATGGATCGGTCCTTTGAAGGTCTTCATTGCTTGAATCTtcttgcatgtaattctatactAGGAGACTAGTTAAATCTGACTGGAGATGTTGACGCTACAACACGCAACTGCAGCAGGGATCCTGCAGCTATCTTGAGggctgattttttttccccagggTGGCGGCCGTGTATGATTGATTCGACATGGATGACTTCCGACCAGACATCGGAAAACTTAAGCaatagaataaaaaataaaaaacaagagcTAAGCCTTGGCGACCCCCAGCGACATTCCTACCTTGCGCCGTTGGCATAAGTTGCTGGAGAGGAACGCCAGGCGATCCTAAAGGATTTACAGCAGGATGCTGGAAAATCATCCCGTGGCGACCAACTTCAATCCGGGATCTCTTAGACTGATCTGGGGTGCAGAACACACAATACCCTCGTAACGGAAAATAACCagcggggaaaaaaagaaaagaaagaacccaaaaaaccccaactcaaacaaaaatgaaaataaatacaaaacaaacacacacgcatacgaacacatacatacacataggcacacaaaAACACTTGGCAAAGAGCAAAAAGACCCTTCAGCCAGACGGGTTAGGGGCGCCAGTATCTGCCCATTCACACCGTACCTAAATCACAGGCGCCAAACACAAAGCGCTGGTGTAAGTTGCTGAGTATAAGCAGAAGCAATCTGGGGGGAAGAAAAACGAAACAGGGAAAGGCAAAGAAAGTGGAGAGAACTAAAAAAACTGGGAAGGAAAGGGTGTagaaaataaagaaagtaaaaaaaagaaaagaaaagaaagaaaaataaacccTGTCCTGTGGTCCACTGGAGACGCCCTACCTGCTTGAGCCAGAGCCTGCTGCCTTTTTAAGGCCTCGAGATCCATGGGATTGGAGATGCCGCCGCCAGCCATGCCCTGGTGCACCTGCATGAGGACAGAAACTCCAGTCAGGTGAAAGACGCAGTACACCAAAATTCaggagactgctgctgctgctgctgctccttgcCTGAGCAGGCCTGGATGTAGTCAACCTTTTTTGGGGGGAGAATTGGAAGTTTACAGAGGGCAAATAATTCATTCAATGGGTTCAAATGAAGGCCTTGTTTTTGTTAAATGGTGTGCGAGCCGAGGGATGCAAATATTTGCGAAACGAGCCGAAAGAGAGAAGACAGTTGTTGACTTCAAGGCAAATTGTCAAGTGGCCTTAGTTGTTTGATAGCGGACTAATAAATGGTGCAGTTGCCAAGGTCAAGCGTCATGATGTTCAGCAGTTGGTCAGTAAGAATAAAGTTCCCAGGCTTACTTACGATAGTTGGCATCAATTGTGGCATCAAAAAAAATTGACaggcacatggacacatgcaggaCATGCATGAACCTGGACAAACGAGAAGCTGAGGCATGAAAGACtatgagaaaaacaaaaaactggGACAACAACTTATTCTAATCAAGACTAGTCGGCTACTACGTTCACAAAGCTtgtgatgatgatggagagaTGCATTACGATGGCAATGTATTCTATGCAACGCAtccaaaagataaaaaaaaaataataataattaaaaaaaaagaataacatcTAACGTTCAAAAGTCTACTCGAGTCTCCGAGTCACCTGGAACTGCTGAGGCTGAGCAGAGAAGGCAGCCGATACGTTGGGTGGGAGCTGCTTCGCTATGGCAACTGGAGTTCCTGCCTGTCCGTCCTTGCCGGTCACGACCTTCACCTGAGGGGGGGTTGGCATGGAAACGGGTGTTTGAGGGCTAAAGTAGCTAAACGGACGtgctaaaaaaaattaaaaacaccCTCCCGCTTTAATCGCCGCCGTCCCCTGTGGAAAAAAGAAATGCTCCGACACTCCCACACTAAAGGGGGCTTGTGCTTCTGTACAGAGTTGAACGGCTGACCAAAAGAAACCTTTCCGTTTTGGTTTGGGGTTTGTTCTATCAAATATCTcgcctttgtttaaaaaaaagccgATTGGTGACACACTATTGCAAGGAATTAGAGGTGGGGGTAGGAAGGGgctgggagggggtggggtggggtagtaaAAAGGTGCAAACTAAGGAGGCCGCATAGCAGGGGCATTGTCGAAAGCCCGAAACGGCACGGCAAGTCGCACATCTGCCTCCTACCTCGTCGTTGATAACCTCagactgctcttcctcctcctcctcatcctccaggtCCAGGTCGTTCTGCCGCAGGTAGGTGAAGAGGGGCACGCAGGGCTTCTTCTTGAAGGCCAGGTAGTCCATCATGTTGCCCTGCAGGTGTTGCAGGAAGAAGAGCTCGATCAGGTACTCCTTGAAGACCTCCTTGAGCCCGTCCATCTTCTTGCTGTGGTGCTCCAGGCACTGCTTGCGCAGCTGGGCCACCTCAGGCGTGGCCGGGGCGACCTCCTCCAGCTTTCTGGCCAAGCTCTTCTTCAccatggtggtagtggtggtggtggtagtactTGTTTGGGTGAGCTGCATGCTGGAAAGGCCTTGGGGGGCGGTGGTGCACAATGGGCTGGAGGGCGTGAGCGGGGCGGGCACCCCGAATGCAGCCGTGGTGGTGGCAGCGATGCCGCCTCCTACACCTACACCGCCTCCGGTGGCCACCATGCCCTGAGCGGGCTTCTCCAGCATCATGCCCTGGATGATGCTGCAGATCTGAGGGGGCAGGTTGGAAGTGGTGATGTGGCCCGGGCTGCCCAGGGCCTGGAGAGCTGAGCTGGTGGCCACAGGGCTCTGGGGCCCGAGGTGGTGGATGGTGCCCCCAGTCTGTGAGTGCGGCTGGGACAGCCTCCTCTCTCGCGCCACTCCCGCTGCGCCGGGAGACGCCAGCTGCACCTGACCGGCCGCGGTGGGCGCCGCCAGCTGCGTCAGCCCCGTGCCGTCCTGGTAGACGAAATGACCCGCCGCGTTGGGGCTGCCCAGGCTGATCTGTCGCACCAGCATGCCCGCGTCCACAAACCGCGTGGGGCTCTGGCCACACACGCCCAGGGTGGCCGCGGCCGAGGCTGGAGCGCCGCCCCGTGGGACGGCCTGCAGGGGCACGGGGCTGTGCTGGGTGGGGCTCTGCGACTGAATGGTCTGGGGCAGCGGCGAGGCCACCTGGATGTAAGACGGCGTGCCCTCGAAGCGCCACTGCGGCGCCGCCTGGTGCTGGAAGCCCGGTGATGCCGGGTTGGGCAGCGGCAGGGGGGTGAGGGTGATCTGCTGGTTGCCCGACGCCGTCATCATCTGACCCACGTTCTGCAGTGTGATGTTCATGTTCTGGCCCGTCACTGGACTACGGCTCATGATGATCTGGTAGTTGGGGGACTGCGGGGCTGAGGGACTAGCTGCCGCCGTAGCGGAGGTGAAGGTGGTCACTGGGGACTGGGGGTGGCCGGTGGCCCCCTGCTGTTGTTGGGAGACAGCaagggcctgctgctgctgctgctgttgttgaggctgctgctgctgctgctcctctgcCTCAGTGCCTGCTGTGGTGGATTTGGATCGCTGTACTTGCCGCTGGACATTCGATGGTCCCCCTCCATGGTGCATTGCGCAGTTCTATTGTTGTGCTGGGTGAGGGTATAGTCAAAACAACAGACCACATTTAGAAATTAGAATATTTTATATCAGTTTGCTACAAGAAGGACTGTCTGTGATGCAAGTCTACAAGTAAATGAGTCTTTTTAACAGTACATTTTCCTTACAGGACAGCCTGTCGGAGTGATGTCCATGAGAACAAGTCAAAATTAAAGACTGAACCTaagcacacacactgccataaTTATGTATGCATGTGAAAACAAATTGAACTTGAATGCTTCTCTTTATTACTTGAATCTAACTTCAACTATTCTAGTAATCAGCTATTCaacgtcccgtgtcccatttcagctcgatacggaacccgtacttttatctttAAATTGtgaaaaacaattctgtatttcaaggggcttgtggggagccagagccttgctgtccaagggccacatctggccccaggtccgccatttgaatagccctggactAGAGCTACTGGACCAtcacacaatacattacacttcacttagctgacgcttttatccaaagcgacttggttACTGTAAgtgcagggtatttgttacagcccctggagcaagtatggggttaggtgccatgctcaaggctTGTCCACacggcatacagactgagactcccaacggagttcgctcccggacgtgcggtccccggtgtttctatcactcccggacttgcggtccccacccgattatatttcacgtattatcatatactgccacatacaagcaatttagggttaggtttaggtttagggttagggttaggtttagggttagggttaaggttagggttagggttaaggttagaaacaaaaaactaacatcaacaagataactggctccgtaatatggcggtggtaccgttagtctggctagtgggagcgagatgaaatgggagtgtaatgagatgggagcgtgaatctgggaatcgtCCACACAGTCACCACAAATCACACAAGaccaaaacaaaagcacatgtcGTGATGTGTTGACAACGTCAACATAAAATAATGCAGTCGAGAATTTAACGGTGTCAATAATGTGTATGGCAACTAAATCTGATATAATTAACATAACCGGGTTGATGAATGACTAATATTTATTAGTTGACATGAGAATAATTATGCATTCTTGCCAAACAACTACAAGATGAGGGCTTATCAAAacccacaacaacaaaaatattgcAAACACAGGGAAGAAGTTCATTATTTTTATGGACGCAACATAACCAAATGTCATATATATCTATACTCTATTGAAATATCAATTGAGTACAGTGGTATGGCAGTTGCACTACAGCCCCATGGAGCACTGAAAAGGCCTCGCTGCTTCGCGTGGATGGCAAACGCGCCCATGAGCTAGCTAACGAGCGCTTTATTTCAGAGACAATTTGCAAATGTAATGGCATGCGATAGCAAAACATTACTGACAGAAAAATGTTGGTAACTACTTATATAACGCAATGCAATAATTCACCAAATTCAAAATTGTCAATTCAGACGGAAAATAATAACAAACTATTACGGTTAGCGCTATTGAGTTAGCGCGGCAAGACTGGATGCTAAACACAAAACACTGACCGGTCCCTGCACACTCACCTGCTACAAATAATAATTCCTCGTGCGAAACATAAACACTGTGACACCCAGTTTGTTATACAAGCGGTTAACTACAGGTGCGCAATACAATACTGAAGATAAATGCTTAAAAATGCAATAAATGTTCCCCTGATATTCCATTCAGGAACATGGCGTTAGCCACCTTCGTTTTTCATTATTCTGACAAAACCCGGAAGTACTTCTGGTGAAGCGACGTTACTAATTTTGACTGACGAGTCTCTGGACCAATCAAGTATCTGGATCATACACGCTGTCCAATGAAATGGAAAGACGTGACAGTGACATTTTCGAAGGTTTATCTTCCGTATTCCGATTTCCTGCCCGGCGCGTCCTCCGAGTTCATTGTTTATCTCTTCTGGAAATTACAAATTACTAACATGAATACGCTATTGTCGAGGGCAAATTCTCTTTTTGCTTTCTCCCTGAGTGTGATGGCAGCTCTTACCTTTGGGTGTTTTGTCTCGACTACTTTCAAAGACAGAAGCATTCCTGTGGATATCCGTGTATCGAAAGTGATGCTGAAGAATGTCGACGACTTCACTGGACCAAGGGAGAGAAGTGACTTGAGCTTCCTCGTGTTTGACGTTTCAGCTGATTTGCGGCCAATATTCGACTGGAATGTGAAACAACTGTTCCTTTACCTATCTGCTGAGTATGCGACGAAGAATAATGCCCTCAACCAGGTTGTGCTTTGGGACAAAATCGTCCTAAGGGGCGGTGAAACAAAGCTGAAGCTGAGGGAATCAAAACCCGAGTACTTGTTCTTTGACGATGGAAATGGTCTGCGTTCCAACAAGAACATTACACTGACGCTATCATGGAATGTTGTGCCAAATGCAGGCATCTTGCCTCTGGTCATGGGCTCCGGACATGTTTCTATCCCCTTCCCTGACTCGTATGACACTTACAAGAGCTACTGAATGGTCTGATCTGATGAACTAGTATTTGTAAACGTGAGATCTTTTTCGATTCCAACTGTTATTAAAATCCAGTGTTTGAGGAATACACTTTGGCTGTGATTTACTGGCTCTCAAGGTCCTAATTAATTGGGGGGAGGAATCATAAAAGAGGTTTCACTGTGTACgatgtggccagagaaggtattgcaactactgcTCACTGAAATTGGGCTGTGTACTGCcaaatctgacattttaatggatCTGTAGGCCTGGCCTACCAAATAAATAACTaatgtatgaccaaagcacattagcttacgttttgcagctaataatgtctattactggaaattcaaaatggtggacaatggagaagaggtaaggggatggagactcccaactgagatcgctcccggacgtgcggtcccaggtgtttctatcactcccggacgtgcggtcccacccgattatatttcacgtattatcatatactgccacatacaagcaatttagggttagggttagggttaggtttagggttaaggttagggttagggttagaaacaaaaaactaacatcaacaacataactagctccgtcatatggcggtggtaccgatagtctggctagtgggagcgagatgaaaggggagcgtcctgggttgggagcgtcaatcagggaatctggagaagatccccgtttCCATGCaaaaaagtgcaaatttcccagtcaaaatgaacagttagaatttgatggtggtgataagtattcatgaaaaaggctaatatttgtgaatgggcagcatgaattctggaaataaacttctaaaaataGCCTATTACATGGTGCACCCTTATTGTAGCCTTTTAATCTCCCCAGTGACCAAGCATAACTTCCATCCTATGATGGCCAATTTGAGCATATTGTAGGCTTCATTGTTTGTTGTCTAAGGTAGGCTGTGTGcatttataatatataatattatcatatagtatatgtttgtgttattgaattttatttttatttttaactgtgtTGTTGAGCTGAAAATCAAGCCCAACCactgtaaagtaggcctacatatgtctGTCACAGTGATAGTGTTTCAGTTATCTCAATAGATTTAATAGACAAAGCAGTTAACTTATTGAGTGCAAAACAGTTTTTCggaagtaattttttttttttct includes the following:
- the LOC134445396 gene encoding signal peptidase complex subunit 3-like, producing the protein MNTLLSRANSLFAFSLSVMAALTFGCFVSTTFKDRSIPVDIRVSKVMLKNVDDFTGPRERSDLSFLVFDVSADLRPIFDWNVKQLFLYLSAEYATKNNALNQVVLWDKIVLRGGETKLKLRESKPEYLFFDDGNGLRSNKNITLTLSWNVVPNAGILPLVMGSGHVSIPFPDSYDTYKSY